One Fontisphaera persica DNA window includes the following coding sequences:
- the moaA gene encoding GTP 3',8-cyclase MoaA — MDAHGRTLDYLRLSITDRCNERCLYCMPEGYHGWRSRPDHLTREEIVRVARTAARLGFRKFRLTGGEPLVRADVVDIARDLASLPGVSCVALSTNGLRLAELAAPLRAAGLRTVNISLDALNPELYRRITGGSLARVLAGIRAAVACGFECIKLNCVLMRGVNEQEIWPLTLFAAEHGLPLRLIELMPITSTEVLDERHFLPVAAAMRLLQQHDDLIPVPEARLGWGPARYYRLRHTGALVGFIGALTTPHFCDQCNKMRLTADGKIRPCLGDHGELDLRALLRRGASDAELEQLLQEAMARKPLAHSFRQGFTPCRPMTAIGG; from the coding sequence ATGGACGCCCACGGCCGCACCCTCGATTACCTGCGCCTGTCCATCACGGACCGCTGCAACGAACGCTGCCTCTATTGCATGCCGGAGGGATACCACGGCTGGCGCTCGCGCCCTGACCACCTGACCCGCGAGGAAATCGTGCGCGTGGCCCGGACCGCCGCCCGCCTCGGCTTCCGCAAATTCCGCCTCACCGGCGGCGAACCTTTGGTGCGCGCGGATGTCGTGGACATTGCCCGGGACCTGGCCTCCCTGCCCGGGGTGAGCTGCGTGGCCCTCTCCACCAACGGCCTGCGTCTGGCCGAGCTGGCGGCCCCACTCCGCGCCGCCGGCCTGCGCACCGTCAACATCAGCCTCGATGCCTTGAATCCGGAGCTGTATCGCCGGATTACCGGCGGCAGCCTGGCGCGCGTGCTGGCCGGCATCCGCGCCGCCGTGGCCTGTGGCTTTGAATGCATCAAACTCAACTGCGTGCTGATGCGCGGCGTCAATGAACAGGAAATCTGGCCCCTCACCCTCTTTGCCGCCGAGCACGGTCTGCCGCTGCGATTGATAGAACTGATGCCCATCACTTCCACGGAAGTGCTCGATGAACGCCACTTCCTGCCAGTCGCGGCCGCCATGCGCCTGCTCCAGCAGCATGATGATCTGATACCCGTGCCTGAAGCGCGTTTGGGCTGGGGGCCGGCGCGGTACTACCGCCTGCGCCACACCGGCGCGCTGGTGGGTTTCATCGGCGCCCTGACCACCCCCCATTTCTGCGACCAATGCAACAAAATGCGCCTGACCGCTGACGGCAAAATCCGCCCCTGCCTCGGCGACCATGGCGAACTGGATTTGCGCGCCCTCCTGCGGCGGGGCGCCAGTGACGCCGAACTGGAGCAGCTCCTGCAGGAGGCCATGGCCCGCAAGCCCCTGGCCCATTCTTTCCGCCAGGGTTTTACCCCCTGCCGGCCCATGACCGCCATCGGCGGTTGA